TCCGCCGCATCCGCTCGGAGATCATCGGCGGCGCCGAGTGACGGGGCCCCTGCCCGGATACAGCCCGCTCGAGCTGGACGCGGATCCCGCCGCCTCCGGCCTCGCGCGCGGCAGCACCCCCACCGGCCTCGGCGTCGTGCGGCACCACCACGCCGCGGTCCGCGGATCCGACACGGCGACGGTGATGCTGCACGGCGCCGCCGGATCCTGGACCACCTGGACGCCGCTGATCCGCACCGCCCGCGAGGCGGGCGTCCCGTTCGCCGACGTGGTCGCGATCGACCTGCCGGGGTGGGGCGGCTCCCCGCTCGACGCGACCGACGACCAGGCGACGGTCGACGCCATCGCCGACGCCGTCCGCGCGGTCGTCGACGGCCTCGGCTACGCGCGCTGGCGGCTCGTCGGCCACTCGATGGGCGGCTTCATCGCGCTGCACCTGGCCGCGCGCGACCCCGACCGCGCCGTCTCCGTGGAGCTCGTCTCGCCCACCACGTACTCGGTCATCGCGAGCGTCGCGCATCCCGTGCGGGAGTTCCGCCTCATCCCGGGCTTCACCATGATGCTCGGCGTGATGCGCACCATGCGCCGGCTCGGCCGCCCCGGCACGGCGCTCATCCGCGGCGTCGGCCGCATCCGGCTGATGCGCGCGATCGCGCTGCCGCTCTTCGCGCACGGCTGGAGGGTGCGCCGGTCGATCGTCGACGCCATCGCGACCGAGGCGCGTCCGCGCGCGTTCTCGCTCGCCGCGGAGGTCACGCGCGGGTACGACGCGGACGGCCTGTGGTCGCGCATCGCCTGCCCGGTCGTCGCCGTGCGGGGCGACGACGACGTGTTCGTGTCCCCGGACGACCTCGACCTGCTCGCGCGCGCGGTGCCCGCGCTCCGGTCCGCCGTGATCCGCGACGCCGGCCACTTCGCGCACGTCGAGCGCCCCGTCGAGACGCTGCGGGCGCTCGGCCGCGTCGCCTGAGGCGCGATCCGGGGACGACGACGCCCCCGGTCCCTCGGAGGGGAACGGGGGCGTCGGATCCGCCTGACGCGGAGGCGACCGGACGGATGCCCGGCCGGTGCGCGCTAGGCCGCGGGGGTCGCGAGGACCGCCTGGATGTCGAGCGTGATGGTGACCTTGTCGCCGAGCAGCACGCCGCCGGTCTCGAGGGCCGCGTTGTAGGTGAGGCCGAAGTCCTCGCGGTTGATGACCGTGGTGGCCGTCGCGCCGAACTTGGTCTGGCCGTAGGGGTCGCCGCCGAAGCCGCCGAACTCGACGTCGAACGTGACGGGCTTGGTGACGCCGCGGACGGTGAGCTCGCCGTCGACCTTCGCGTCGCCGTCCTTCTCGACGCGCACGGCGGTCGAGACGAAGTCGATGGTGGGGTTGTTCTCGGCGTCGAAGAAGTCGTTCGTGCGGAGGTGCTGGTCGCGGTTCGGCTCGTTCGTGTCGATCGAGGCGATGGTCGCGTGCGCCTTGACGGAGCTCTGCTCGGGGGTGGCGCCCGTGACGATCTCGGCGTCGAAGTCCTTGAACGTGCCCTTGACCTTGCTGATCATGATGTGGCGGATGCTGAAGCCGACCGAGCTGTGGGTCTTGTCGATGGTCCAGGTGCCGGCGATGTAGCCGGGGACGGTGCTGGTGTCGCTCATGTGCGTGCCTTTCGTACAGGGGTCATGGGTGCGGGCCGACGGCCTCGAAGGTATGCAAGCGCATGGATACCGCTTCCATTCCCATTTTTCTTTGCGAGTTCATGTACTTCTGGGGTCGGCCGGATGCGGGGTGCGGCGGGCGTACCGTGGCGGGATGCGCGCGATCACCTTCCCCTCCCCCGGCTCCCCCGACGTCCTCTCCCTCACCGACCTCCCGGATCCCGTCGCGGGTGACGGCGAGGTGCTGATCCGCGTGGCCGCCGCCGGCGTCAACCGCGCCGACCTCAGCCAGCGCGAGGGCGCCTACCCGCCGCCCGCGGGGGCGCCGACGCACCTGGGGCTCGAGGTGTCCGGCACGATCGAGGCGGTCGGCGCGGGCGCGACGCGCTGGAGCGTGGGCGACCGGGTGTGCGCCCTGCTCGCCGGCGGCGGATACGCGGAGCTCGTCGCGGTCGACGAGCGCCACGTCCTGCCGGTGCCCGACGGTCTCGACCTCGTCGAGGCGGCCGGGCTGCCCGAGGTGGTCGCGACCGTGTGGTCGAACGTCGTGCTCGACGCGGGCCTCGCGCCGGGCGAGACCCTGCTCGTGCACGGCGGGTCGAGCGGCATCGGCACCATGGCGATCCAGCTGGCCGCGCGGCTCGGCGCGCGCGTGGCCGTCACCGCCGGCAGCCCCGCGAAGCTCGACGCGTGCCGGGCGCTCGGCGCCGAGATCCTCATCGACTACCGCGAGCAGGACTTCGTCGAGGCGCTCCTCGAGGCGACCGACGGCCACGGCGCCGACGTCGTGCTCGACGCGATCGGCGGCGACTACATCGACCGGGACATCCGCGCCCTCGCGCGCGACGGCCGGATCATGGTGATCGGCGCGCAGAGCGGCGCCCCCACGAGCATCGCGCTCGGCCAGCTGATGGCGCGCCGCGGCCGCATCTGGGGCACGACGCTCCGCGCCCGCGACGCCGACGACAAGGCGCGCATCGTCGCGGCCGTCCGCGCGGACGTGTGGCCGGCGGTGGCCGACGGATCCGTGCGCCCGGTCGTCGACCGCGTCTTCCCGCTCGCCGAGGCGGCCGCCGCGCACGCCCACGTGGCGTCGTCGCAGCACGTGGGCAAGGTGCTGCTGGCCGTCTAGCGGCCGCCGCGGCGGGAGCGGATCCCGACCAGGGACACCAGCCCGCCCGCGACCAGCAGCGCCGCGGTCACGAGCACCACGCGGTGGAACGCCGCGACGTCGAGGTCGGGCCCGGCGACCAGCCCGATCGCGGCGATCGCGACGAGCCCCGCGACGCGCGAGACGGCGTTGTTGACGGCCGAGGCGATTCCCGCCTGCGCGGACGGCACGGCCTCGAGGATCGTCGCGGTCAGCGGCGCGACCGTCATCGAGAGGCCCAGGCCGAAGACGAGGATGCCCGGCAGGAGCTGACCCCAGTAGTCCACGGGCTCGGCGACGCGCAGCAGGAGCAGATAGCCGCCGCCCGCGACGATGGGCCCCGCTCCCATGAGGAGCCGCGGCCCGATCCGCCCCGCGAGGGCCCCGAAGCGCGTCGACAGCAGCAGCATGATCACGGTGGTCGGCACGAGCGCGAGTCCCGCGGCCGTCGCGGAGAGGCCGCCGGTCTGCTGCAGGAAGACCGCGATCACGAAGCCGCCGAGCGAGAGCGCGCCGTAGATGCCGACGGTCGCGATGTTGCCGACGAGGAAGTCCCGCTCGCGGAAGAGCGAGAGCGGCAGCATCGGGTGCGGCGTGCGGCGCTCGCGCACCACGAAGAGCGCGAGGCACGCGACGCCGACGACGAGGCTGGCGACCACGAGCGGGTGGCCGATGCCGAGCCGCGACTGCTCGATGAGCGCGAAGACGGGGCCGCCGATCCCGAGGGCGCCGAGCACGGCGCCCGGCACGTCGACGCGCGTGCCGTCCGCGACGGGCGCGTCGTGCGGCAGCCGGGCGAGGAGCACGAGGGTCACGGCGATGGGGAGCACGTTGATCCCGAACACGAGCCGCCAGTCGAGCGCGTCCACGAGGACGCCGCCGAGGACGGGGCCGACGAGCATCGCAGTGCCGGTCCAGGCCGTCCACGAGCCGATGGCCTTCGCCTGCGCGGGACCGCGGAAGGCCTGCGCGATGAGGGCCAGCGAGCTCGGCACGAGCAGCGCCCCGGCCGCGCCCTGGGCGGCGCGCGCGGCGATGAGGATCCCGGCGGTCGGCGCGATCGCGCACACGAGCGACGTGACGCCGAAGCCGACGAGCCCCCAGCGCAGCACGCGCACCCGGCCGAAGGCGTCGGAGAGGGAGCCGGCCAGGAGGATCAGCGCGCCGAGGGTGATGAGGTACGCGTCCACGACCCACTGCTGCACGACGAGGCCGCCGCCGAGGTCCGCCCCGATGGCGGGCAGCGCGACGTTGACGACCGTGCCGTCGAGGAACGCGACGAAGGAGGCGAGGATCGCGACGACGAGCACCGTGCGTCCGCGGCCGTTCGCCGTGCCGCCCGGGTGGCCGTCCCCAGGGGTCGCGGCGGCGGGATCGGGCATGTGCCCAGTATGCGCCGCGCGCCGGAGCGGGATCAGGCGGGCGGACCCGCCGCGGTCCCCGCCCGGTCGATCGCGGCCTCCACCCGGCGCAGCACGTCCTCGTCGCCCATGATGCGGAAGTGGCCCGACGCCCGGACCCGCTCGTCCGTCGCGCCGTCGAGCGAGCTCCCGCCCGGGATGTGGGGGTCGAAGCGCGCGAACACGCTCGTGATCCGCGCGTTGACCTCGCGCGACCGGCCGAGCTCCACGAGCGCGGCGTTCCGCGGCGAGAAGTCGCGGATGCTGCGGACGGGGATGAGGCGCGCGTACGAGGATCCGCCGAAGGGCGCGTTGACGGCGACCATGGCGCGGATCCGCCGGTCCGGGTCGCCGAACGCCATGAGGTGCTTGCCGATGAGGCCGCCCTTGCTGTGTGCCACGATGACGACGTCGCGCAGGTCCTCGGCCTCGAGGTACGCGCGAGCCCGGCGCGACATCTCGGCGACGCGACCCACGTTCGCGCCGAGCGCGCCGACCACGTGCACGCCGTGGCCGCGCGCGTGCAGGCGCCGGATGATCGGCAGCATGAACTGCCAGCGCTCGTAGACGCCGGGCAGCACGAGGATCGTCGGCCGGTCGTCGCGCCCGTCCTCGAACGACCGGGCGTCGTCGCGGGAGAGCGTGGCGGCGAGCTGCCAGCGCAGCACGTAGGCGTAGTCGAGCGCCCAGTCGAGCGCCTTCCGCAGGAGTGGGAGCGGCGGCAGGGTCTCGGATCCGGCGGCGCTCACCCGTCCATCCTGCCCGGGCGCGGGGCGCGCGAACGCCGGCATGTGCGACGAGGGCTCGCGCGCCCGGTCAGCGGGCTCGGGCATGCTCCAGGATGGCGCGCGCCACGCCGAGCGGATCCGTGTACATCACGACGTGGGGTCCGCGGGCGACCCGGTGGACGCCGCGCGGGATCCGGGCGGCGAGGTCGCGCGCGAACGGGCGGTCGACCACGGCGTCCCGGTCCCCCACGATGACGAGCGTGCACGCGCGGATGCGCGGCGCCCGCTCCTCGATCGCGTCGTCGATGAGGTGCGGCAGCTGCCGGAGGTAGTACGGGATCCCGCAGCGCAGGAAGTAGTCGCCCAGCACCACGGCGTTCGCGAGCAGCGGCTCGCGGAGGGTGTCGACCGCGAGCGCGAGGGCCGCCCGCACGAGCCCGCGCGTCCGCGGCGGGAGCGTGGGCGCGATGAGCACGATGCGGTCGGCGACCTCGGGGTGGTCGACGGCGAGCCGGGTCACGATCTGCGTCCCCATCGAGTGGCCGACGACGACCGGGTCGACGAGCCCGTGCATCCGGATCACCTCGGCCACGACGTCGGCGTGGTCGTCGAGCGTCACGTCCCGCCGGACCCGCGGGGACTCCCCGTAGCCCGGCAGGTCGACCGCGTACACCGTCCCGTGCTCGGCGAGGAACGCGGCCACGGGGTGGAAGTAGCGCGAGGAGACGCCGATCCCGTGCACGAGCACGAACGACGGCCGCGCGGCCGCGGGAGCGGCGGAGGGCGTGCGGCCCGCGTTCGCGCCGGGCGACCGGAACACCTTGATCGCGATGCGGAAGCCGAGGACGGTGCGGCGCTCGAGGTCGTGCTCGACGGGGATCGCGCGGGATCCGTAGCGGCGGGAGAGCAGGAGCCAGCGCGGCGGCGCGGACTCGGTGCGGTGCACGTCCCCGGGTCGCCGGACGCGGGTGAGCCGGGCGAGGGGGGAGCGCATCCGTCGACCCTAGCCGCCCGGCGTCGCGCGTCCGCCGCCCCGGGCGATGGGAGGATGGACGCCCGACGAACCCCGAGGAGACCCATGAGCCCCGACTGGTCCGAGACCACCCTCGCCGACCTGCCCCTCCGTGACGGGATCCGCGGCGAGGAGCCGTACGGCGCTCCGCAGCTCGACGTGCCGGTGCTCCTCAACGTCAACGAGAACCCCTACCCGCTGCCCGAGGAGGTCGCGGTCGCCGTGAGCGAGGCCGTGCTCGAGGCCGCCCGCGGGCTCAACCGCTACCCGGACCGCGAGTTCCTCGAGCTCCGCACCGAGCTCGCCGACTACCTCACGGCCGACAGCGGGCTCGCGCTCGGGCCGGAGAACGTCTGGGCGGCGAACGGGTCCAACGAGGTGCTGCAGCAGGTGCTCCAGGCCTTCGGCGGCAGCGACCGCGTCGCGCTCTCGTTCGCGCCGCACTACGCGATGTACCCCGAGTACGCGCGCAACACGCTCACCACGTGGGTCTCGGGCCGCCGCCAGGAGGACTTCACGCTCGACCTCGCGAACGTCACGGCGCTCGTCGAGCAGCACCAGCCGAGCGTCGTGTTCCTCACCTCGCCGAACAACCCCACCGGCACCGCGCTCACGACCCGCGAGATCGAGCACGTGCTCTCCGTCGCGCCGGGCGTCGTGGTGATCGACGAGGCGTACGCCGAGTTCCGCCGCGAGGGCGTCCCGACGGCCATCTCGCTGCTGCCGGACCACCCGCGGCTGATCGTGTCGCGCACCATGAGCAAGGCGTTCGCGTTCGCGGGCGGCCGGCTCGGGTACCTCGCGGCCTCCCCCGCGGTCGTCGACGCGCTCCGCATCGTGCGCCTGCCGTACCACCTGTCCCGGATCACCCAGGTCAGCGCGACCGCCGCGCTCCGGCACAGCGGGGTGCTGCTCGCGCAGGTCGCGTCGCTGCGGGAGGAGCGCGACGGGCTCGTCGAGTGGCTGCGCGGCCGCGGCTTCGAGGTCGCGCCGTCGGACGCGAACTTCGTGCTGTTCGGGCGCTTCCCCGACCGGCACGCCGTGTGGCAGGGGCTGCTGGACCACGGCGTCCTCATCCGCGAGACCGGTCCCGAGGGCTGGCTGCGCGTGTCCGTCGGCACCCTCGAGGAGACGGCCGCGTTCCGCGACGCGCTCGACGACGTGCTCGGGACGCCGCGGGGCTGATCCCGGCATCCGGCCTCGCGGCGTCGGAGGGCGGCCTCCGTCAGGGCCGGAAGCGGATCCCCGTCGCGTCCTCGGCGGCCGACCACAGCTGCTCGGCGACGGCGCGCGACCGCGCGTGCTCCGCGACGAACGCGGGAGCCGGCGCGCCCTTCAGCTCGAGCGGTCCTCCAGGTCCCCAGGAGGCGCCGCCCGTGACGCCGTCGGCAGCGGCCGCGTGCGCCACCGGCCAGGCGCCGGCGTCCTTGCCCTGCACGAGGACGCGTCCCGCGCCGGCGAGCCGGCGGCGCGCGGCGGCGATCCCGTGCGGGCGGCGGGCGGGATCCTGCGGCGGCGTCAGCGCGTCGACCGCGTAGCCGGGGTGCGCGGAGAGGGCGACGCGGTCGGATCCCGCGGCCCGGTACCTGCGGTCGAGCTCGGCGGCGATCGTCATGCACGCCGTCTTCGACCGGCCGTAGCGCACGAGCGGCGGCATGCGCCGCTCCCCCGCGAGGTCGCCGAGGTCGAGGGGCGAGAAGCGGTGCGCGAGGGATCCCAGCATCACGACGCGGCCGCCGGCCCGGAGCCGCGGCGCGAGCCCCGCCACGAGCGCGAAGTGCCCGAGCGCGTTGGTGCCCATCATCTCCTCGAACCCGTCGACGGTCGTCCGGCGGTGGCGTGCGCGACCGCCCGCGGGGGTCACCCCCGCGTTCGCGACGATCGCGTCGATGTCCTCCCGGACGGCGGCGACGCACGCGTCGACGCTCGCGAGGCTCGCCAGGTCGAGGGGCACGACGTCGACGTCGGCTCCCGGCACGCGCGCCCCGATCGCGCGGGCGGCCGCGTCCCCGCGCTCCGCCGAGCGGCAGGCCAGCAGCACCCGGGCGCCCGCGGCGGCGAGCTGCGCGGAGGTCCAGAAGCCGATGCCGCCGTTCGCGCCGGTGACGAGGATCGTCCGCCCGGCGAGGTCGGGAAGGCGCGGCGCCGGGGTCACGAGAGGGTGCCCACGCGGGTCACGCGCACGACGGCCTCGCCGACCTCGTTCGACGCGTCGAGGTCGACGGTCGCCTCGATTCCCCAGTCGTGGTCGCCCTCGGGATCGTGCAGCGCCTGCCGCACGGTCCACGCGGTCGGCCCCTCCTCGATCGTCACGAGCGCCTGGCTGCGGGCGTCGCCGTCGGTGAGGATCCGGTCGTACTCGCCGAAGTAGCCGTCGAGCGCGTCGCCCCAGGCGTCGGCGTCGAACCCGGCGGCGGCGTCGAGCTCGCCGAGGGCCTGCAGGTCCTCGCGGGCCGCGAGCTGCACGCGGCGGAACAGCTCGTTGCGCACGAGGATCCGGAACGCGCGCGTGTTCGACGTGAGCAGCTTGGGCGCCGGCGGCAGCACGGGAGCGTCGCCGGGAGCCGCCGTCGGGTGCGACAGCTCCTCCCACTCGTCGAGGAGGCTCGAGTCGACCTGGCGCACGAGCTCGCCGAGCCACTCGATCACGTCGAGCAGCTCCTCGGTCTTGGCCTCGTCGGGGATGGTCTGGCGCAGCGCCCGGAACGCGTCGGAGAGGTAGCGGAGCACGAGTCCCTCGGAGCGCATGAGGCCGTAGAAGGAGATCAGCTCGCTGAAGGACATCGCCCGCTCGTACATGTCGCGGACGACCGACTTCGGGCTGAGCGCGAAGTCGCCGATCCACGGCTGGCTCGCGCTGTAGGTCGCGAACGACTGGTCGAGCAGCTCCTCGAGCGGCTTCGGGTGGGTGACGGCCTCGAGCAGCTCCATGCGCTGGTCGTACTCGATTCCCTCCGCCTTCATGGCCTGCACGGCCTCGCCGCGGGCCTTGAACTGCTGCTGGGAGAGGATCGGCCGCGGGTCGTCGAGGGTCGCCTCGACCACGCTCACCATGTCGAGCGCGTACGTCGGCGACTCCCGGTCGAGGATCTCGAACACGGCCACGGCGAACGGCGACAGCGGCTGGTTGAGCGCGAAGTCGGCCTGCAGGTCGACCGTCAGCGTGATCCGCGTGGGCCCGCCGTCGGGGTCGTCCACCTGCTCGACGATGCCCGCCGTCCGCAGGGTGCGGTAGATGGCGAGGGCGCGGCGGGCGAGCGCGAGCTGACGGGTGCGCGGCTCGTGGTTGTCCTCGACGAGCGCGCGCATGTTCCCGAACACGTCGCCGCCGCGCGCGATGACGTTGAGCATCATCGCGTGGCTCACCTGCATGCTCGACGTCAGCCGCTCGGGCTCCGCGTCGATGAGCTTGCGGAAGCTCGGCTCGCCCCACGAGACGAAGCCCTCGGGCGCCTTCTTGCGCACGAGCTTCCGCCGCTTCTTCACGTCGTCGCCCGCGCGCTCGAGCATCTTGATGTTCTCGGTCTCGTGCTCGGGCGCCTGCGCGACCACGGTCCCGGCGGTGTCGTACCCGGCGCGGCCGGCGCGCCCCGCGATCTGGTGGAACTCGCGCGCGTTGAGCTGGCGCATCCGGGTGCCGTCGTACTTGGTGAGGCCCGTGAAGAGCACGGTGCGGATGGGGACGTTGATGCCGACGCCGAGCGTGTCGGTGCCGCAGATCACCCGGAGGAGCCCCTGCTGCGCGAGCTGCTCGACGAGGCGCCGGTACTTCGGCAGCATGCCCGCATGGTGCACGCCGATCCCCGCGCGCACGAGCCGCGACAGCGTCTTGCCGAACGCGGTGCTGAAGCGGAAGCCGCCGATGATCTCCGCGATCTCGTCCCGCTGCTCGCGCGTCACGATCTTGATGCTCGAGAGCGCCTGCGCCCGCTCGAGGGCCGCGGCCTGCGCGAAGTGCACGATGTAGACGGGCGCCTGCTTCGTGTCGAGCAGCTCCTCGACGGTCTCCTGCACCGGCGTCACCGCGTAGTGGAAGAAGAGCGGCACCGGGCGCTCGATGCCCGTGATGCGCGCCGTCGGCCGGCCGGTGCGGCGGGTGAGGTCGTCCGCGAGGTCCGTCACGTCGCCGAGGGTCGCCGACATGAGCACGAACTGCGCGTGCGGCAGGAGCAGGAGCGGCACCTGCCAGGCCCAGCCGCGCTGCGGATCCGCGTAGAAGTGGAACTCGTCCATCACGACCTGGTCGACGGGCGTGTCCGCGCCGCCGCGGAGCGACCGGTTGGCGAGGATCTCGGCGGTGCAGCAGATGATCGGCGCGTCCGGGTTCACCGAGGAGTCGCCCGTGACCATCCCCACCTGCGCGGCGCCGAACAGCTCGACGAGCGCGAAGAACTTCTCGGACACGAGGGCCTTGATCGGCGCGGTGTAGTACGAGCGGCGTCCGCGGGCGAGGGCCGCGAAGTGCGCCGCGACGGCGACGAGCGACTTCCCCGTGCCGGTCGGCGTCGAGAGGATGAGGTTCGCGCCCGACGCGATCTCCAGCGCCGCCTCGTCCTGCGCCGGGTACAGCTCGATCCCCCGCCCGATCGCCCACTCGGCGAAGGCGTCGTAGATGGCCTCGTCGGTCGCCCCGTCCACGGCCAGGCGGGCCGCCTCCTCGGTGAGCGTGGGGGCGAGCGCGGTGTCCGACATGATGCGTCCATCCTCCCCCACGCACCCCGCCGCCGAGTTCTCCACAGGCAGCAGGGTCCGCCGGGCGCCAGCGCGTACGGTCGCCGGATGCCGTCCCTCCCGCTCCACCCGCGTCCCGATCGCACCCCGCTCGACCCCGCCTCGGGGCGGCCCGTCGAGGCGCACGCGGAGTCGACGCGCACGGACGGGCTGACCGCCGGGAGCCGGGCCCCGTGGTCCGTCCCGGCAGGACCCGAGGCCGAGCGGGCGCGCTGGCGCGACCGCCGCACCGGGCTCGTCGCCCTCGTCGTCGTGAGCATCGCCCTCTGGGCGGTCATCGCCGCCGCGGTCGGCTTCGCCACCACGATGTAGCGCGCGGCCGTCGACCTCCCGCCGCGGGCTGCGGCGACGGCGGCGGGTATCATCTCCTGTGCCCTCCGACGCCCTGCCCGACGACCCCGCGCGCCCCGCGGATCCCGTCACCCCCTCGCCCTCCGCCGCCGTGCCCGGATCGGCCATCGACCCGGACGACCTCGCCACCGCGCTCCGCGTGCTCGGCTCGCTCGCCGACATCGACGAGGAGCACCCCGACTTCGTCGCCGTCCGCCGCGCCACCGCCTCCATGTTCAAGCAGGTGAAGAAGGCCCGGCGGCTCGAGAAGCGCGAGGCCGTCGCCAGCGCCGACCGCGCCGTCGTCGCGGCCACCGCCACGGGCGCGCCCGACCGCATCGACGACGAGACCCGCGGGATCCCGCTGGCCATCACGACCGCGAAGCCCACCGCCGGCACGCTCCTCCGCTCGCGCCCCTGCTACATCTGCAAGCAGCACTACACGCAGGTCGACGCGTTCTACCACCAGCTCTGCCCCGACTGCGCGCTCCTCAACCACGCGAAGCGCGAGGCCCGCACCGACCTCACGGGCATGCGGGCCCTCCTCACGGGCGGGCGCGCGAAGATCGGCATGCACATCGCGCTGCGGCTCCTCCGCGACGGCGCGCACACCACCATCACCACGCGCTTCCCGCGCGACGCGGTGCGCCGCTTCGCCGGGCTGCCGGACGCGCACGAGTGGGTGCACCGCCTCCGCATCGTGGGCCTCGACCTCCGCGACCCGGCGCAGGTCATCGGGCTCACGGACGCGGTGGCCGCCGCGGGTCCGCTCGACATCCTCATCAACAACGCCGCCCAGACCGTGCGCCGCTCCCCCGGCTCGTACGCGCCGCTGTCGGAGGCCGAGGCCGCGCCGCTGCCCGACGGCGACCTGCCGGAGCTCCTGACCTTCGGCCACACGGCCGACGCCCACCCGGCGGCCCTCGCCGCGTCCGTCGCGGCGCACCCGATCCTCTCGACCGCGACCGGGATCACGGCCGCCGAGGTCACCGAGCTCGCGATGACGGCGGGCTCCTCCTCGCTCGCGCGGCTCGCCGCCGGCACCGCGATCGACGCGGGCGGCCTCGTGCCCGACCTGCACGACGCGAACAGCTGGACCCAGGTGGTGCACGAGGTGGATCCGCTCGAGATGCTCGAGGTGCAGCTCGCCAACGTCACGGCGCCGTTCCTGCTCGTCAGCCGGCTGCGCCCCGCGATGGCCGCGTCCGCCGCGCGGCGCAAGTACGTCGTCAACGTCAGCGCCATGGAGGGCCAGTTCGCCCGGGCCTACAAGGGCCCGGGCCACCCGCACACGAACATGGCGAAGGCCGCGCTCAACATGATGACCCGCACGTCGGCGCGCGAGATGCGCGAGACCGACGGCATCCTCATGACGAGCGTCGACACCGGCTGGATCACCGACGAGCGCCCGCACCCCACCAAGGTGCGGCTCGCGGAGGAGGGCTTCCACGCCCCGCTCGACCTCGTCGACGGCGCGGCGCGCGTCTACGACCCCATCGTCATGGGCCAGGCCGGCGAGGACATCTCGGGCGTCTTCCTCAAGGACTACCGCGTCGCCGAGTGGTGACGCCGCCCGACGCCTGACACGCCGAGAGGCCCGGACCCGCATCGCGGTGTCCGGGCCTCTCGTCGTGTCGGGGCTACTCGACGGCGTCGAGGTCGCTCTCGAGCAGCGCGGCCAGCTCGTCGAGCGCGGCGTCCGCGCCGTCGCCCTCGGCCGTGAGCACGACCTGGTCGCCGTTGGCGGCGCCGAGGCTCATGAGCGACAGGATGCTCGTCGCGTCGAGCGGGGTGCCGCCCGGCTTGCTGATCTTCACGGGCACGCCCGTGCGGCGCACGGCCTCGATGAAGAGGGATGCGGGTCGGGCGTGCAGGCCCACGCGGCTGCCGATGGTGGCGGTGCGCTCGGTCATGGACGTTCTCCTTCTAGTGGGGGGATGGGTCGGGCGGGATCGGGCTACGACAGATCAGGCCGCGACGGGGACGCCCTGGTCGACGGGCGCGACGGCGGCGGCCTCGGGGCGCTTCGTCGTGAAGCGCTTGAGCAGCACGACGAGGAACGCCGTCACGACCGTGCCGACGGCGACGGAGGCGAGGAACCCGAGGAACGTGCCGTTCATGGCGAAGAGCACGAACACGCCGCCATGGGGCGCCTGGGAGACGACCTGCAGGCCCATGATCATGGCGCCCGTGACGCCGCCGCCGACGATGCTGGCGGGGATCACGCGCAGCGGGTCGACCGCGGCGAACGGGATGGCGCCCTCGGAGATGAACGCGGCGCCGAGCAGCCA
The genomic region above belongs to Clavibacter phaseoli and contains:
- a CDS encoding SDR family NAD(P)-dependent oxidoreductase, with translation MTPAPRLPDLAGRTILVTGANGGIGFWTSAQLAAAGARVLLACRSAERGDAAARAIGARVPGADVDVVPLDLASLASVDACVAAVREDIDAIVANAGVTPAGGRARHRRTTVDGFEEMMGTNALGHFALVAGLAPRLRAGGRVVMLGSLAHRFSPLDLGDLAGERRMPPLVRYGRSKTACMTIAAELDRRYRAAGSDRVALSAHPGYAVDALTPPQDPARRPHGIAAARRRLAGAGRVLVQGKDAGAWPVAHAAAADGVTGGASWGPGGPLELKGAPAPAFVAEHARSRAVAEQLWSAAEDATGIRFRP
- a CDS encoding DEAD/DEAH box helicase codes for the protein MSDTALAPTLTEEAARLAVDGATDEAIYDAFAEWAIGRGIELYPAQDEAALEIASGANLILSTPTGTGKSLVAVAAHFAALARGRRSYYTAPIKALVSEKFFALVELFGAAQVGMVTGDSSVNPDAPIICCTAEILANRSLRGGADTPVDQVVMDEFHFYADPQRGWAWQVPLLLLPHAQFVLMSATLGDVTDLADDLTRRTGRPTARITGIERPVPLFFHYAVTPVQETVEELLDTKQAPVYIVHFAQAAALERAQALSSIKIVTREQRDEIAEIIGGFRFSTAFGKTLSRLVRAGIGVHHAGMLPKYRRLVEQLAQQGLLRVICGTDTLGVGINVPIRTVLFTGLTKYDGTRMRQLNAREFHQIAGRAGRAGYDTAGTVVAQAPEHETENIKMLERAGDDVKKRRKLVRKKAPEGFVSWGEPSFRKLIDAEPERLTSSMQVSHAMMLNVIARGGDVFGNMRALVEDNHEPRTRQLALARRALAIYRTLRTAGIVEQVDDPDGGPTRITLTVDLQADFALNQPLSPFAVAVFEILDRESPTYALDMVSVVEATLDDPRPILSQQQFKARGEAVQAMKAEGIEYDQRMELLEAVTHPKPLEELLDQSFATYSASQPWIGDFALSPKSVVRDMYERAMSFSELISFYGLMRSEGLVLRYLSDAFRALRQTIPDEAKTEELLDVIEWLGELVRQVDSSLLDEWEELSHPTAAPGDAPVLPPAPKLLTSNTRAFRILVRNELFRRVQLAAREDLQALGELDAAAGFDADAWGDALDGYFGEYDRILTDGDARSQALVTIEEGPTAWTVRQALHDPEGDHDWGIEATVDLDASNEVGEAVVRVTRVGTLS
- a CDS encoding SDR family oxidoreductase; protein product: MPSDALPDDPARPADPVTPSPSAAVPGSAIDPDDLATALRVLGSLADIDEEHPDFVAVRRATASMFKQVKKARRLEKREAVASADRAVVAATATGAPDRIDDETRGIPLAITTAKPTAGTLLRSRPCYICKQHYTQVDAFYHQLCPDCALLNHAKREARTDLTGMRALLTGGRAKIGMHIALRLLRDGAHTTITTRFPRDAVRRFAGLPDAHEWVHRLRIVGLDLRDPAQVIGLTDAVAAAGPLDILINNAAQTVRRSPGSYAPLSEAEAAPLPDGDLPELLTFGHTADAHPAALAASVAAHPILSTATGITAAEVTELAMTAGSSSLARLAAGTAIDAGGLVPDLHDANSWTQVVHEVDPLEMLEVQLANVTAPFLLVSRLRPAMAASAARRKYVVNVSAMEGQFARAYKGPGHPHTNMAKAALNMMTRTSAREMRETDGILMTSVDTGWITDERPHPTKVRLAEEGFHAPLDLVDGAARVYDPIVMGQAGEDISGVFLKDYRVAEW
- a CDS encoding HPr family phosphocarrier protein — translated: MTERTATIGSRVGLHARPASLFIEAVRRTGVPVKISKPGGTPLDATSILSLMSLGAANGDQVVLTAEGDGADAALDELAALLESDLDAVE